The Apium graveolens cultivar Ventura chromosome 11, ASM990537v1, whole genome shotgun sequence genome has a window encoding:
- the LOC141695096 gene encoding uncharacterized protein LOC141695096 isoform X2, with protein MDESWRMPMGLSSTNPTIPRRKSTEHASSKLFSGEPTPLDPEDFDDVFGGPPRTVLSRQFSRGDMQSLSYEHIFRKPEKFVSPATTGRNLPEFRIPAAGGGKRVDEFYVDVFRNETEESRRCRSRSKSKTTNSKSNSSSVLSSEEFSPFQPMISDEDASFPVFASKLRWKTSTAMQKVVQQKQGMPDFSCSRPSVAENEHFESLKNTDFGFSRRVSSPETSNLGPNSYSSFKVSVDDLEVNSPSSVVSSLLQEQQYRTNKIQEEEEGDDDEVMSSYVIEINADDKEQTDNVGGVAEAIEWAKGKFQSQSLLEDWGIRQPEKQVSAEMPETPAVLPLTDAQLYGYASLDLQLKEMALLDEEIRLWSSGKKRNIQLLISTLHNILWPSSGWCTVPLAILTESSNLNKAYQKARLCLHPAKLQQRGATPPQKYIAEKALTILQDAWATYISQDFNTARG; from the exons atggACGAGTCATGGAGAATGCCAATGGGATTGTCCTCCACAAACCCTACAATCCCACGTCGAAAATCAACTGAACATGCATCTAGTAAGCTTTTCTCCGGTGAGCCAACGCCACTAGACCCCGAAGACTTCGACGACGTCTTTGGGGGCCCACCGCGGACTGTTCTTTCCCGCCAATTCTCCCGCGGCGACATGCAAAGTCTTTCGTACGAGCACATTTTTCGGAAGCCGGAGAAATTTGTTTCTCCGGCGACTACCGGCAGGAACTTGCCGGAATTTAGGATTCCGGCTGCCGGAGGAGGGAAGAGAGTTGATGAGTTTTATGTTGACGTGTTTAGGAATGAGACGGAGGAGAGTAGGAGGTGTAGGTCGAGATCAAAGTCGAAAACGACGAATTCTAAGTCGAATTCGTCGTCGGTGTTGAGTTCGGAGGAGTTTAGTCCTTTCCAGCCTATGATCAGTGATGAAGATGCTTCTTTCCCTGTGTTTGCTTCAAAGCTCAG ATGGAAGACATCAACAGCGATGCAAAAAGTAGTGCAACAGAAACAGGGAATGCCAGATTTTTCATGCAGCCGTCCTTCTGTTGCTGAAAATGAACATTTTGAGAGTTTGAAAAACACCGATTTTGGATTCTCTAGACGCGTGTCTTCTCCGGAAACGTCCAACCTTGGTCCTAATTCATATAGTAGCTTCAAAGTATCAGTAGATGATCTAGAGGTCAATTCCCCTTCATCTGTTGTATCCTCCCTTCTTCAAGAACAACAATATAGGACCAACAAAATTCAAGAAGAGGAGGAAGGTGATGACGATGAAGTAATGAGCTCTTACGTTATTGAGATTAATGCTGATGATAAGGAACAAACAGATAATGTAGGAGGTGTTGCTGAAGCTATTGAATGGGCAAAAGGGAAATTTCAGTCGCAAAGTTTACTAGAAGACTGGGGCATTAGACAACCTGAGAAACAAGTTTCTGCTGAGATGCCAG AAACACCTGCTGTGCTTCCGCTTACTGATGCACAATTATATGGATATGCATCACTGGACTTACAACTG AAGGAAATGGCATTACTAGATGAAGAGATAAGGCTGTGGTCATCTGGAAAGAAAAGGAACATTCAATTGCTAATCTCAACTTTACACAAT ATATTGTGGCCAAGTAGCGGCTGGTGCACAGTACCTCTAGCGATCCTGACTGAAAGCTCGAACTTGAACAAGGCTTATCAGAAAGCACGGCTGTGTCTGCATCCTGCCAAACTGCAGCAAAGGGGTGCAACTCCCCCTCAAAAATATATTGCAGAGAAGGCACTTACCATCCTTCAG GATGCCTGGGCTACATATATATCCCAAGATTTCAATACAGCTAGAGGATAG
- the LOC141695096 gene encoding uncharacterized protein LOC141695096 isoform X1, giving the protein MDESWRMPMGLSSTNPTIPRRKSTEHASSKLFSGEPTPLDPEDFDDVFGGPPRTVLSRQFSRGDMQSLSYEHIFRKPEKFVSPATTGRNLPEFRIPAAGGGKRVDEFYVDVFRNETEESRRCRSRSKSKTTNSKSNSSSVLSSEEFSPFQPMISDEDASFPVFASKLRPINVPSRWKTSTAMQKVVQQKQGMPDFSCSRPSVAENEHFESLKNTDFGFSRRVSSPETSNLGPNSYSSFKVSVDDLEVNSPSSVVSSLLQEQQYRTNKIQEEEEGDDDEVMSSYVIEINADDKEQTDNVGGVAEAIEWAKGKFQSQSLLEDWGIRQPEKQVSAEMPETPAVLPLTDAQLYGYASLDLQLKEMALLDEEIRLWSSGKKRNIQLLISTLHNILWPSSGWCTVPLAILTESSNLNKAYQKARLCLHPAKLQQRGATPPQKYIAEKALTILQDAWATYISQDFNTARG; this is encoded by the exons atggACGAGTCATGGAGAATGCCAATGGGATTGTCCTCCACAAACCCTACAATCCCACGTCGAAAATCAACTGAACATGCATCTAGTAAGCTTTTCTCCGGTGAGCCAACGCCACTAGACCCCGAAGACTTCGACGACGTCTTTGGGGGCCCACCGCGGACTGTTCTTTCCCGCCAATTCTCCCGCGGCGACATGCAAAGTCTTTCGTACGAGCACATTTTTCGGAAGCCGGAGAAATTTGTTTCTCCGGCGACTACCGGCAGGAACTTGCCGGAATTTAGGATTCCGGCTGCCGGAGGAGGGAAGAGAGTTGATGAGTTTTATGTTGACGTGTTTAGGAATGAGACGGAGGAGAGTAGGAGGTGTAGGTCGAGATCAAAGTCGAAAACGACGAATTCTAAGTCGAATTCGTCGTCGGTGTTGAGTTCGGAGGAGTTTAGTCCTTTCCAGCCTATGATCAGTGATGAAGATGCTTCTTTCCCTGTGTTTGCTTCAAAGCTCAG GCCAATAAATGTTCCTTCTAGATGGAAGACATCAACAGCGATGCAAAAAGTAGTGCAACAGAAACAGGGAATGCCAGATTTTTCATGCAGCCGTCCTTCTGTTGCTGAAAATGAACATTTTGAGAGTTTGAAAAACACCGATTTTGGATTCTCTAGACGCGTGTCTTCTCCGGAAACGTCCAACCTTGGTCCTAATTCATATAGTAGCTTCAAAGTATCAGTAGATGATCTAGAGGTCAATTCCCCTTCATCTGTTGTATCCTCCCTTCTTCAAGAACAACAATATAGGACCAACAAAATTCAAGAAGAGGAGGAAGGTGATGACGATGAAGTAATGAGCTCTTACGTTATTGAGATTAATGCTGATGATAAGGAACAAACAGATAATGTAGGAGGTGTTGCTGAAGCTATTGAATGGGCAAAAGGGAAATTTCAGTCGCAAAGTTTACTAGAAGACTGGGGCATTAGACAACCTGAGAAACAAGTTTCTGCTGAGATGCCAG AAACACCTGCTGTGCTTCCGCTTACTGATGCACAATTATATGGATATGCATCACTGGACTTACAACTG AAGGAAATGGCATTACTAGATGAAGAGATAAGGCTGTGGTCATCTGGAAAGAAAAGGAACATTCAATTGCTAATCTCAACTTTACACAAT ATATTGTGGCCAAGTAGCGGCTGGTGCACAGTACCTCTAGCGATCCTGACTGAAAGCTCGAACTTGAACAAGGCTTATCAGAAAGCACGGCTGTGTCTGCATCCTGCCAAACTGCAGCAAAGGGGTGCAACTCCCCCTCAAAAATATATTGCAGAGAAGGCACTTACCATCCTTCAG GATGCCTGGGCTACATATATATCCCAAGATTTCAATACAGCTAGAGGATAG
- the LOC141695115 gene encoding transcription termination factor MTEF1, chloroplastic-like has translation MPPPAAALHSSQSFLAYKSSLSTISSQEPANVSTRKPKTFLQKHPLYTPKTKQNQTYTLYPTRKAESREDKMYSDHVLKNIVYDNASDFADAEMNPLETPTHQNISLEFKEKILCLEIMGVDSSRALSLNPSLHRVSLYSIQSVITFLQSKGIHQKDLARILGMCPRILTSDIKTDLNPVFDFLYNDLKVPEHYFRMVINKCPRLLVSSVKNQLKPALIYLQRLGFKDLKSLAYQDAILLVSSVEKTLIPKLEYLVSLGLSRSDVVGMVLRCPGLFTFSLENNYKPKFDYFANEMGGSLEELKKFPQYFAFSLEKRIKPRHIECVESGVKIPLPVMLKTPDEEFKKLTGQEGG, from the coding sequence ATGCCGCCACCAGCAGCAGCACTCCATTCTTCCCAAAGCTTTTTAGCTTACAAATCATCACTCTCAACGATATCATCTCAAGAACCAGCAAATGTTTCTACAAGAAAACCCAAGACCTTCCTCCAAAAGCATCCACTTTACACACCCAAAACCAAACAAAACCAAACATATACTTTGTATCCCACTCGTAAAGCAGAGTCACGGGAGGATAAGATGTACTCAGACCATGTACTTAAAAATATCGTTTACGATAACGCGTCCGACTTTGCCGATGCAGAAATGAATCCACTTGAGACACCAACACATCAAAATATCTCCCTTGAATTTAAAGAAAAAATACTTTGCCTTGAAATCATGGGTGTTGATTCAAGTAGAGCACTATCCTTAAACCCTTCTCTTCACAGAGTCTCCTTGTACTCCATTCAGTCTGTGATCACTTTCCTACAATCGAAAGGCATTCATCAAAAAGACTTGGCTAGAATCTTAGGAATGTGCCCAAGAATCCTAACTTCTGACATCAAAACTGATCTTAACCCAGTCTTTGATTTTCTCTACAATGACCTCAAAGTCCCGGAACATTATTTCAGAATGGTCATTAACAAATGTCCTAGATTGCTCGTCTCGAGTGTGAAAAACCAGCTCAAACCAGCTCTGATTTATCTTCAGAGACTTGGGTTTAAGGATTTAAAGTCACTGGCTTACCAAGATGCAATTCTGTTAGTCTCTAGTGTCGAAAAAACACTCATTCCTAAGTTGGAATATTTAGTGAGTTTAGGACTTTCAAGAAGTGATGTTGTAGGGATGGTTTTAAGATGTCCAGGACTGTTTACATTTAGTCTGGAGAACAATTATAAGCCGAAATTCGACTACTTTGCAAATGAGATGGGGGGTAGTCTGGAAGAGTTGAAAAAATTTCCTCAGTATTTTGCTTTTAGTCTAGAGAAGAGGATAAAGCCTAGGCACATCGAATGTGTCGAAAGTGgggtgaaaattcctttgcctGTAATGCTCAAGACTCCTGATGAAGAATTCAAGAAGCTGACAGGCCAGGAAGGCGGATAG
- the LOC141697785 gene encoding peptidyl-prolyl cis-trans isomerase-like, translating into MNTQLDRKTERKKGNMENPKVFMDIEIAGAAAGRIVFELFADTTPKSAENFRALCTGEKGNGKSGKPLHYKGQHFHQLSSGAYIWAFGNQESIYGADFDDESYVNKHHKGTLSMGRFQSDKCNSGFFICLSEQSYWDGKRAAFGKIVEGMDVVQAIENCGNIRCVVIADCGQVEEEVPY; encoded by the coding sequence ATGAACACACAACTTGATAGAAAAACAGAGAGAAAGAAAGGGAACATGGAAAACCCAAAGGTGTTCATGGATATAGAAATTGCTGGTGCAGCAGCAGGTCGCATTGTTTTCGAGCTTTTCGCAGACACAACTCCAAAATCAGCTGAAAATTTTCGGGCACTCTGTACAGGAGAAAAGGGAAATGGAAAGTCTGGCAAGCCTTTGCACTACAAGGGACAGCATTTTCACCAGTTATCTTCAGGAGCATATATCTGGGCTTTTGGCAATCAGGAGTCGATTTACGGGGCAGACTTCGACGATGAGAGCTACGTGAACAAACACCACAAGGGAACTTTGTCAATGGGAAGGTTTCAGAGTGATAAGTGTAACTCAGGCTTCTTCATTTGCCTCTCTGAGCAAAGCTATTGGGACGGGAAACGTGCTGCGTTTGGGAAGATTGTAGAGGGCATGGATGTGGTTCAGGCTATCGAAAACTGTGGAAATATAAGATGTGTGGTGATTGCTGATTGTGGTCAGGTGGAGGAGGAGGTGCCTTACTAG
- the LOC141697950 gene encoding auxin response factor 6-like isoform X1: MRLSSASFNRQSPEGEKTCLNSELWHACAGPLVSLPAVGSRVVYFPQGHSEQVVASTNREVDAHIPNHPNLPPQLICQLHNITMHADAETDEVYAQMTLQPLNSEEQKEPFLPADLAAHNKQPTNYFCKTLTASDTSTHGGFSVPRRAAEKVFPPLDFSQQPPAQELIARDLHENEWKFRHIFRGQPKRHLLTTGWSVFVSAKRLVAGDSVLFIWNEKNQLFLGIRRAIRPQTVMPSSVLSCDSMHLGLLAAAAHAASTNSRFTIFYNPRCVGLHIWLLCQCRIVLMSQFHFLFRACPSEFVIPLAKYVKAVYHTRVSVGMRFRMLFETEESSVRRYMGTITGISDLDTVRWQNSHWRSVKVGWDESTAGERQPRVSLWEIEPLTTFPMYPSPFPLRLKRPWPPGLPSFNGMKDDGLGMNSPLMWLRGDNGDQAFQSLNFQGIGVTPWMQPRVDSSMLGMQTSDIYQAMAAAALQEMRSVDASKHPNPSAVQFQQTQGVPYTMLQHNQMLQQSQPGASFLYSGGENQSQAQSQSHLQQQLQHQNSFGNQLQHQKQQHQHQQQQQQQLQHQQQLQQQQQHQQQQPVTSQQHQLIDDQKVSVVGPLVTHFSSQAQSPSLDKYTSMQQQSFSDSNGNPVTSPVVSPLHNFTGSSAQDENSHLNFSRSPALLTSAGWPPKRVAVDPLLSSGVSQSFLPQMEQLESLQTNITHNAFSMLPYSGRDCSIDQDEDNDSQRRLLFGVNIDSTSLLVQNGISGLGGIGGDGDSTTVPFTSSNYMSTAGVDFSLNPSMKASSCIDETNFLQSHENLVPEDTPSTFVKVYKSGSFGRSLDIAKFSSYIELRSELAHMFGLEGQLEDPLRSGWQLVFVDRENDVLLLGDDPWPEFVNSVWCIKILSPQEVQEMGKQGLELLNSVPVQRLSGNNCDNYPSQQESRNLSNGIASVGSLDY; this comes from the exons ATGAGGTTATCTTCTGCAAGTTTCAATAGGCAGTCACCTGAAG GTGAAAAAACTTGTCTAAATTCTGAACTTTGGCATGCGTGTGCCGGACCTCTTGTTTCCCTTCCTGCTGTTGGAAGCCGGGTGGTATATTTTCCTCAGGGTCATAGCGAACAG GTTGTTGCATCAACAAACAGAGAAGTGGATGCTCATATCCCTAATCATCCAAACTTGCCACCACAACTCATCTGCCAGCTACACAACATAACTATGCAT GCTGATGCAGAGACAGATGAGGTTTATGCTCAGATGACTTTGCAACCACTAAATTCA GAAGAGCAAAAGGAACCATTTCTTCCAGCTGACTTGGCTGCCCACAACAAACAGCCGACCAATTATTTTTGCAAAACATTGACCGCGAGTGACACAAGTACTCATGGTGGTTTTTCAGTCCCTCGCCGTGCAGCAGAAAAAGTTTTCCCCCCCTTG GATTTTTCCCAGCAGCCTCCTGCCCAAGAGTTGATTGCGAGGGATCTACATGAAAATGAATGGAAGTTTAGACACATATTTCGTG GCCAACCGAAGAGGCATTTACTTACAACAGGATGGAGTGTGTTTGTAAGTGCAAAGAGGCTTGTTGCAGGTGATTCTGTCTTGTTTATATG GAATGAAAAGAATCAATTGTTTCTAGGCATTCGACGAGCTATTCGGCCACAAACTGTTATGCCTTCTTCAGTATTATCATGTGACAGTATGCACTTGGGCCTTCTTGCTGCCGCAGCTCATGCTGCTTCCACTAACAGTCGTTTCACCATATTTTATAATCCACGGTGCGTTGGGTTGCATATTTGGTTACTCTGTCAATGTAGAATCGTTCTTATGTCTCAATTTCATTTTTTATTTAGGGCCTGCCCATCAGAATTTGTCATACCTCTTGCCAAGTATGTTAAAGCAGTTTATCATACTAGAGTTTCTGTTGGCATGCGCTTTCGGATGCTTTTTGAAACAGAAGAATCAAGTGTCCGTCG CTATATGGGCACAATTACTGGTATAAGCGACTTGGATACTGTTCGGTGGCAAAACTCACATTGGCGTTCAGTAAAG GTTGGCTGGGATGAGTCTACAGCCGGGGAGAGACAGCCAAGGGTATCCCTCTGGGAAATTGAACCTCTAACAACATTCCCAATGTATCCCTCCCCATTTCCCCTCAGACTCAAGCGCCCTTGGCCACCAGGATTGCCCTCATTTAACG GGATGAAGGATGATGGTCTAGGTATGAATTCCCCACTTATGTGGCTCCGTGGGGATAATGGAGACCAAGCATTCCAGTCACTTAACTTTCAAGGGATTGGAGTAACACCTTGGATGCAGCCAAGAGTTGATTCTTCGATGCTTGGCATGCAAACTTCTGATATATACCAGGCTATGGCTGCTGCTGCGCTTCAGGAGATGAGGTCTGTTGATGCTTCTAAACATCCTAATCCATCAGCTGTGCAGTTCCAGCAAACTCAAGGTGTTCCTTACACGATGTTACAACATAATCAGATGTTACAACAGTCGCAGCCTGGAGCTTCATTTCTTTACAGTGGAGGGGAAAATCAGTCCCAAGCTCAAAGTCAGTCGCACCTTCAGCAACAGTTGCAGCACCAGAATTCATTCGGTAATCAGCTGCAGCATCAGAAACAACAGCATCAGCatcagcagcagcagcaacagcagcttCAGCATCAGCAGCAGcttcagcaacaacagcagcatcAACAGCAACAACCTGTAACATCTCAGCAACACCAACTTATTGATGATCAGAAAGTTTCCGTGGTCGGTCCTCTCGTTACTCACTTCTCTTCTCAAGCTCAGTCACCATCCTTGGATAAATACACATCCATGCAACAGCAGAGTTTTTCAGACTCAAATGGGAACCCTGTCACCAGTCCTGTTGTATCTCCCCTGCATAATTTTACTGGTTCATCTGCGCAAGATGAAAATTCCCATCTTAATTTTTCTAGGTCTCCTGCCCTATTGACTTCAGCAGGATGGCCACCAAAACGAGTAGCAGTTGATCCTCTTTTATCATCCGGAGTATCACAAAGTTTTTTACCACAGATGGAGCAGCTAGAATCCCTTCAGACTAACATTACTCATAATGCTTTTTCAATGCTACCATACTCTGGTAGGGATTGCTCAATTGATCAAGATGAGGACAATGATTCTCAGAGGCGTCTTCTGTTTGGGGTTAATATAGATTCAACATCCCTCCTTGTGCAAAATGGGATATCAGGTCTTGGAGGAATTGGTGGTGATGGAGATTCCACAACTGTACCTTTCACTTCCTCCAATTACATGAGTACTGCAGGCGTTGACTTTTCACTCAATCCATCAATGAAAGCTTCCAGTTGTATCGATGAAACCAATTTTCTGCAGTCTCATGAAAATCTGGTACCAGAAGATACACCATCAACTTTTGTTAAG GTGTACAAGTCAGGGTCCTTCGGTCGGTCGCTAGACATAGCCAAATTCAGCAGTTACATTGAACTGCGTAGTGAGCTTGCTCATATGTTTGGCCTTGAAGGCCAATTGGAGGATCCTTTGAGATCAGGCTGGCAGCTTGTATTTGTTGACCGGGAGAATGATGTTCTTCTCCTCGGTGATGACCCCTGGCC GGAGTTTGTTAACAGTGTCTGGTGTATCAAGATCCTCTCACCGCAAGAAGTGCAGGAGATGGGTAAACAAGGTCTAGAGCTTCTGAACTCAGTTCCAGTTCAAAGGCTCTCCGGCAATAACTGTGACAACTATCCGAGCCAACAGGAGTCGAGAAATTTGAGCAATGGGATTGCCTCCGTGGGATCTCTCGATTACTGA
- the LOC141697950 gene encoding auxin response factor 6-like isoform X2: protein MRLSSASFNRQSPEGEKTCLNSELWHACAGPLVSLPAVGSRVVYFPQGHSEQVVASTNREVDAHIPNHPNLPPQLICQLHNITMHADAETDEVYAQMTLQPLNSEEQKEPFLPADLAAHNKQPTNYFCKTLTASDTSTHGGFSVPRRAAEKVFPPLDFSQQPPAQELIARDLHENEWKFRHIFRGQPKRHLLTTGWSVFVSAKRLVAGDSVLFIWNEKNQLFLGIRRAIRPQTVMPSSVLSCDSMHLGLLAAAAHAASTNSRFTIFYNPRACPSEFVIPLAKYVKAVYHTRVSVGMRFRMLFETEESSVRRYMGTITGISDLDTVRWQNSHWRSVKVGWDESTAGERQPRVSLWEIEPLTTFPMYPSPFPLRLKRPWPPGLPSFNGMKDDGLGMNSPLMWLRGDNGDQAFQSLNFQGIGVTPWMQPRVDSSMLGMQTSDIYQAMAAAALQEMRSVDASKHPNPSAVQFQQTQGVPYTMLQHNQMLQQSQPGASFLYSGGENQSQAQSQSHLQQQLQHQNSFGNQLQHQKQQHQHQQQQQQQLQHQQQLQQQQQHQQQQPVTSQQHQLIDDQKVSVVGPLVTHFSSQAQSPSLDKYTSMQQQSFSDSNGNPVTSPVVSPLHNFTGSSAQDENSHLNFSRSPALLTSAGWPPKRVAVDPLLSSGVSQSFLPQMEQLESLQTNITHNAFSMLPYSGRDCSIDQDEDNDSQRRLLFGVNIDSTSLLVQNGISGLGGIGGDGDSTTVPFTSSNYMSTAGVDFSLNPSMKASSCIDETNFLQSHENLVPEDTPSTFVKVYKSGSFGRSLDIAKFSSYIELRSELAHMFGLEGQLEDPLRSGWQLVFVDRENDVLLLGDDPWPEFVNSVWCIKILSPQEVQEMGKQGLELLNSVPVQRLSGNNCDNYPSQQESRNLSNGIASVGSLDY from the exons ATGAGGTTATCTTCTGCAAGTTTCAATAGGCAGTCACCTGAAG GTGAAAAAACTTGTCTAAATTCTGAACTTTGGCATGCGTGTGCCGGACCTCTTGTTTCCCTTCCTGCTGTTGGAAGCCGGGTGGTATATTTTCCTCAGGGTCATAGCGAACAG GTTGTTGCATCAACAAACAGAGAAGTGGATGCTCATATCCCTAATCATCCAAACTTGCCACCACAACTCATCTGCCAGCTACACAACATAACTATGCAT GCTGATGCAGAGACAGATGAGGTTTATGCTCAGATGACTTTGCAACCACTAAATTCA GAAGAGCAAAAGGAACCATTTCTTCCAGCTGACTTGGCTGCCCACAACAAACAGCCGACCAATTATTTTTGCAAAACATTGACCGCGAGTGACACAAGTACTCATGGTGGTTTTTCAGTCCCTCGCCGTGCAGCAGAAAAAGTTTTCCCCCCCTTG GATTTTTCCCAGCAGCCTCCTGCCCAAGAGTTGATTGCGAGGGATCTACATGAAAATGAATGGAAGTTTAGACACATATTTCGTG GCCAACCGAAGAGGCATTTACTTACAACAGGATGGAGTGTGTTTGTAAGTGCAAAGAGGCTTGTTGCAGGTGATTCTGTCTTGTTTATATG GAATGAAAAGAATCAATTGTTTCTAGGCATTCGACGAGCTATTCGGCCACAAACTGTTATGCCTTCTTCAGTATTATCATGTGACAGTATGCACTTGGGCCTTCTTGCTGCCGCAGCTCATGCTGCTTCCACTAACAGTCGTTTCACCATATTTTATAATCCACG GGCCTGCCCATCAGAATTTGTCATACCTCTTGCCAAGTATGTTAAAGCAGTTTATCATACTAGAGTTTCTGTTGGCATGCGCTTTCGGATGCTTTTTGAAACAGAAGAATCAAGTGTCCGTCG CTATATGGGCACAATTACTGGTATAAGCGACTTGGATACTGTTCGGTGGCAAAACTCACATTGGCGTTCAGTAAAG GTTGGCTGGGATGAGTCTACAGCCGGGGAGAGACAGCCAAGGGTATCCCTCTGGGAAATTGAACCTCTAACAACATTCCCAATGTATCCCTCCCCATTTCCCCTCAGACTCAAGCGCCCTTGGCCACCAGGATTGCCCTCATTTAACG GGATGAAGGATGATGGTCTAGGTATGAATTCCCCACTTATGTGGCTCCGTGGGGATAATGGAGACCAAGCATTCCAGTCACTTAACTTTCAAGGGATTGGAGTAACACCTTGGATGCAGCCAAGAGTTGATTCTTCGATGCTTGGCATGCAAACTTCTGATATATACCAGGCTATGGCTGCTGCTGCGCTTCAGGAGATGAGGTCTGTTGATGCTTCTAAACATCCTAATCCATCAGCTGTGCAGTTCCAGCAAACTCAAGGTGTTCCTTACACGATGTTACAACATAATCAGATGTTACAACAGTCGCAGCCTGGAGCTTCATTTCTTTACAGTGGAGGGGAAAATCAGTCCCAAGCTCAAAGTCAGTCGCACCTTCAGCAACAGTTGCAGCACCAGAATTCATTCGGTAATCAGCTGCAGCATCAGAAACAACAGCATCAGCatcagcagcagcagcaacagcagcttCAGCATCAGCAGCAGcttcagcaacaacagcagcatcAACAGCAACAACCTGTAACATCTCAGCAACACCAACTTATTGATGATCAGAAAGTTTCCGTGGTCGGTCCTCTCGTTACTCACTTCTCTTCTCAAGCTCAGTCACCATCCTTGGATAAATACACATCCATGCAACAGCAGAGTTTTTCAGACTCAAATGGGAACCCTGTCACCAGTCCTGTTGTATCTCCCCTGCATAATTTTACTGGTTCATCTGCGCAAGATGAAAATTCCCATCTTAATTTTTCTAGGTCTCCTGCCCTATTGACTTCAGCAGGATGGCCACCAAAACGAGTAGCAGTTGATCCTCTTTTATCATCCGGAGTATCACAAAGTTTTTTACCACAGATGGAGCAGCTAGAATCCCTTCAGACTAACATTACTCATAATGCTTTTTCAATGCTACCATACTCTGGTAGGGATTGCTCAATTGATCAAGATGAGGACAATGATTCTCAGAGGCGTCTTCTGTTTGGGGTTAATATAGATTCAACATCCCTCCTTGTGCAAAATGGGATATCAGGTCTTGGAGGAATTGGTGGTGATGGAGATTCCACAACTGTACCTTTCACTTCCTCCAATTACATGAGTACTGCAGGCGTTGACTTTTCACTCAATCCATCAATGAAAGCTTCCAGTTGTATCGATGAAACCAATTTTCTGCAGTCTCATGAAAATCTGGTACCAGAAGATACACCATCAACTTTTGTTAAG GTGTACAAGTCAGGGTCCTTCGGTCGGTCGCTAGACATAGCCAAATTCAGCAGTTACATTGAACTGCGTAGTGAGCTTGCTCATATGTTTGGCCTTGAAGGCCAATTGGAGGATCCTTTGAGATCAGGCTGGCAGCTTGTATTTGTTGACCGGGAGAATGATGTTCTTCTCCTCGGTGATGACCCCTGGCC GGAGTTTGTTAACAGTGTCTGGTGTATCAAGATCCTCTCACCGCAAGAAGTGCAGGAGATGGGTAAACAAGGTCTAGAGCTTCTGAACTCAGTTCCAGTTCAAAGGCTCTCCGGCAATAACTGTGACAACTATCCGAGCCAACAGGAGTCGAGAAATTTGAGCAATGGGATTGCCTCCGTGGGATCTCTCGATTACTGA